In the genome of bacterium SCSIO 12827, the window GCTCGGCCGACGATCGCCCGTCAGGAGGCGCTTCTCAAACGTCTTTCGGAGGCGCGTGAAATTGGTGCTCTGGAATACCTGCAACAACTCGACCGCCTCCTGGAGACCGAGGCATTGGGTATCGAACTGGAACAATCTCTTTGGAGCGCATGGATCGATCGCCTGCGCGCCGGCGCCAATCTTCTGGCCTGGATGGAGGAATTGAAATGAAGAACAAGAATTTAATGATCTCGGCCTGTCTTGCTGGGTTGATTTTTTTCACTCCGGCGATGGTCCTCGGCGCTGGTTCCCATGATCACAGTTCTGAAGAGAGCAAGGTGGAGCACCGGAAGCCCGAAAATGCTGCGCCTCCCCCTGCCGCGCAGAAACCGGAAAGGGGGGATCATTCGGGCAAGGAGCCTGATGGAGATCATGCGGAAGGAGAAAAACCGCATGGAAGCAGTGGGCATGAAGAAGAAAAAGAGGAGAAAGGTGTCTCCCTATCAAAGGTCCAACTCCGAGAGGCCGGTGTGGTCGTTCTCCCGCTTCGGCCAGTGCAACTGCCTTCCCAGATCAAAGTCCCTGGCGAGGTGCGTCTAAACCAGTACAAAACCCGTATTGTTACACCGCGGATCACGGCGATGGCACTGAAGCGGGAAGCGGTCATGGGGCAACAGGTCCGAAAAGGCGACGTCCTCGCGACTCTGTTCAGCGTCGAGATGGCCCAGGCCCAAGGCGAATACATTGTCGCTTATGCCGAATGGAAACGGGTCCGTAGCATTGGAGAAAAAATCGTCTCTGAGAAACGCGCGACCGAGGCGCGCGTGACCTTGCAACAAGCAAGGGCCCGTTTGATTGCTTATGGCTTGACGACAGGTCAAATAGCGGCGCTGTCAGACCAAGGCTCTTTGAAAACGCCGGGGCAATTTGACATTCTCGCTGATCAAGATGGCTTGATCGTGGTGGATGACTTTCTGGCCGGACAGGTCATCGAACCAGGTACGCCCATGTACAAGCTAACCGATCCGGAATCGAGATGGGTCGAAGCCAGGATCAGCCCTTCCGAGGCGCGGTTTGTTGAAATAGGTGGTCGGGTCCGCATCGAGACAGGTTCAGCAGATGCCCAAGTGTATGAGGGGCAAATCCTGCAGGTCGAACAACAAGTGGATGAGAAAACCCGAACCTTGGGAGTGCGGATCGAAGTCGTTGACCTGCAGCGACAATTGCGTCCGGGGCAATTTGTCAGGGTTTCTCTAAACGGCGGTGGGCACGAGAGTGTTTTGGCATTGCCGAAAAGGGCCGTGCTGCGCGGTCCCGATGGAGATTGGACGGTATTTCAACAGGTGTCGGCCGAGAGATTCGAGCCGGTGGAGATACGAGTCGTCCGCGAAACTGCCGGAATGGTGGTCTTTGAAGGCGTCCCGGCCGGTGCCAAGGTGGTGACTGAAGGTGCTTTCTTCGTTCAGTCGGAACTCGCGAAGAGCGGGTTCAGCGTTCACAACCACTGATCAGCAGGAAGCCAGAAATATGTTGAATAAGATCATCGACCTTGGGATTCAGGGGCGGCTGCTCGTCGTCCTGGCCCTGTTTGGAATTATGGCCGGAGCTGCAATCCTGCTGCCCCGCCTGAACCTTGATGCATTCCCGGATGTTACAAACGTCCAAGTCTCGATCAATACAGAAGCACGCGGGCTTGCCGCCGAAGAAGTCGAGCAACTCATTACCTACCCGATCGAGGCAGTGATGTACTCGATGCCGGATGTCTCGGAAGTCCGCTCAATCTCGAAATCCGGGCTTTCGGTTGTCACCGTTGTCTTCGCTGAAGGGACCGACATCTATTTTGCGCGCCAGCTTACGTTTGAACGCTTGCAGGCGGCAAAGGAACAAATCCCGGAAGGTATAGGATCGCCTGAAATGGGGCCGAACACGAGCGGCTTGGGGCAGGTGTTTCAATATGTCCTTCGTTCTGAGGCGGAAGACGCTTTCGACGTCACGGCATTGCGTAGTCTGAATGACTGGGTCGTGAAGCTGTTACTCATGCCCGTGGATGGCATCACGGAAGTTTTGTCTTTCGGCGGAGAGGTTCGCCAGTACCAAGTGCAGGTCAATCCCGAAAGGTTGCTGTCCTACGGCCTGCATGTCCGCGAAGTTCAAGAAGCGATTGAAAACAACAATCGTAACGCGGGTGGATGGTTCATGGACCGGGGGCAGGAGCAGCTTGTCATCCGGGGTGTTGGCTGGGTGCGAAGCGAACAAGATGGTCTGCGGGATATCGGCAACATACCACTCAAGGAGGAAGACGGTGTCGTTGTCCGGGTGAAGGACATCGCAAACGTCGCCTTTGGGAATGAGATTCGGCAAGGTGCTGTATCGATGACCGCACGATCCACCGAAGGGGCGCCAGTCCAATACGGGGAAGTTGTCACCGGTATCGTCCTGAAGCGGACGGGGGCGAACACAAAGGCAACCATCGACGGTGTGAAGACGCGGTTGCCGATCATTCAGAATGCCCTTCCCAAGGGCGTTCTGCTGGAACCCATCTATGATCAATCCGATCTGATCACAAAAGCAGTGGAGACGGTTACGCGTGCCTTGGTCGAGGCCTTTGCATTGATCGTCGTGATCTTACTTTTGTTTTTGATGAACCTGCGGGCCTCGCTTTTGGTTCTGGTCTCCGTTCCGGTGTCAATCGGCTTGGCCTTGATGGCCATGGCTTATTGGGGGGTGTCCGCCAATCTGATGTCGCTCGGCGGATTGACGATCGCGATCGGCATGATGGTCGACGGCTCCGTCGTGATGATGGAAAACATCTTCAAGCATCTGACCTCCCATGGCGAGGGGAGTGAACCCCGAACGTTGGGGCAGGAGCCTCATGCCTTGCGCTTAAGGGTTCAAGAGGCCGCCAAAGAAGTCGGCCGGCCGGTTTTCTTCGCCGTCCTCATCATTATCGTGGTGTTCGCGCCGTTGTTCAGCCTTGAAGGGGTAGAAGGAAAACTCTTTCAGCCTATGGCGACTTCAATCGTTTTGGCCATGATGGCATCGCTTGTCGTCGCGCTGATTGTCATTCCTGCTTTGGCGACTTATGCCTTCAGTAAACCGGTCAAACATCGCGACAGCCCTATTTTCAAGCCGATTGAGTCAACTTACAGGTGGGGCCTTGCCAGAGCACTGAACAATCGTATTGCCGTGACTTTGGTGGCGCTTGCGATCTTCCTTGGGTCTCTTGCCACGGTTCCATACTTGGGAACGGAGTTCGTGCCGGAGCTAGAGGAGGGCACTCTCAACGTTCGCGTAACTCTGGGGCCGTCCGTGAGTCTCGATACGTCTCTCGAGGTCGCAAAAAAACTTGAACGAAAACTCATCGACTTCCCGGAAGTTACTTACGTTTCCGCACGCGTCGGTCGGCCGGAACTTGGGGGGGATCCGGAACCCGTTTCCAACATTGAGTTATTGGTCGGGCTCTTGCCTGTAGATCAATGGACGTCCGCCAGTGACCGCAAGGGATTGCAGGCCCTGATGGAGGACAAGATGTCTGTTCACCCTGGTCTCCTGTTTTCTTTCTCACAACCCATCGCAACCCGCGTAGATGAATTGCTTTCGGGCGTAAAAGCCCAGCTGGCGGTGAAACTGTTCGGCCCGGACCTGGATGTCCTGGCCAGAAAGGGACAGGAGATCGAGGCATTCATGAAGACCGTGAACGGCACGCGTGACGTCGCGATGGAACAGGTCGTCGGGGAAGCCCAACTGGTGGTTAGCCCGGATCGGGATCAACTGGCGCGTTACGGTATTCCTGTTAGTCAGGTGATGGACTTGGTTGCCGACGCCATTGGTGGCGTTTCGGCGGGGCAGGTGATCAGCGGGAACGAACGCTACGACATCTACATCCGGTTAGCGCAGGAATTTAGGGACAGTACGGAGGCAATATCTGGTCTTGTCCTCCAAGCGCCCAGTGGCGGGTGGGTTCGCCTTCGGGATGTTGCATCCGTGGAAATCATTAGCGGCCCTCCACAGATTCGAAGGGACGATGTGCAAAGGCGCGTTGTGATCCAGGCGAATGTCGAAGGCCGTGATATGGGGGGGCTTGTCGCCGAACTTGAGAAACGGATCCCGGAGTCCGTCGAACTTCCACCGGGGTATTCTGTGGTGTTCGGTGGACAGTTCGAGAACCAACGCCGCGCACAAGAACGCCTGACTATCGTCGTTCCACTATCTTTGTGCCTGATCTTCTTGTTGCTGTTCTTCGCCTTCGGATCCGTTGGCCAGTCTTTCCTGATCATGGTGAACGTGCCTTTGGCGTTGATCGGTGGAATCTTCTCGTTGTTCCTGACAGGACAATTCCTGTCGGTCCCAGGATCAATTGGGTTTATCGCATTGTTTGGCGTGGCTGTCCTGAATGGTGTGGTGATGGTCAACGCCATCAATCAGAACATCCTTGGGGGTATGAAACCTGACGAGGCCGTGTATCAGGGCGCCTTGTCGCGCCTCCGCCCTGTTCTGATGACGGCATTGATCGCTGCGTTGGGCCTGATCCCGATGTTGCTTTCAACCGGAGTTGGTTCCGAAGTTCAACGGCCCTTGGCGACCGTGGTGGTCGGAGGGCTGCTCAGCTCAACACTCCTGACCTTACTTCTCCTTCCTGCGCTCTACATGTGGTTCTCGCGCGGCATGCTCCGTTATTGGCGGCGCACTCATCAGTCCAACTTTCAAACCTCGGAGGTAATGTGATGCGTAAATTTTATCCTGTGACAGCTGCTGTAATTGGAGCCGTTCTTTTGAGCGGATGTGCCTCCAATAGCCAAGAGATCACAATGAAGGGGGGGCTCTCAATCAAGGTTGAGAATACTGCCAAGACCGAAATCGACATGGTCAAAGTATGGAAAACAGAGGATGGCGACGTCATCCTCACTGGCCGAGTTGTACAGCGTGGGTACGGGCGCTTGATCAGAGGCCATGTCGATGTCGAATTCGTTGGGAGAGGCAAGCAAGTGCCACGAAAATATATCGGCGAAATTGAACGCGCTATTTCGATCACTAAGCACTTCAAGCGAGCAAACTTTGATTCCAATTTAGGAGTCTTGGAATTGGCAGAAGGGAAATTGAACGTGCGTTAC includes:
- a CDS encoding efflux RND transporter permease subunit, with the protein product MLNKIIDLGIQGRLLVVLALFGIMAGAAILLPRLNLDAFPDVTNVQVSINTEARGLAAEEVEQLITYPIEAVMYSMPDVSEVRSISKSGLSVVTVVFAEGTDIYFARQLTFERLQAAKEQIPEGIGSPEMGPNTSGLGQVFQYVLRSEAEDAFDVTALRSLNDWVVKLLLMPVDGITEVLSFGGEVRQYQVQVNPERLLSYGLHVREVQEAIENNNRNAGGWFMDRGQEQLVIRGVGWVRSEQDGLRDIGNIPLKEEDGVVVRVKDIANVAFGNEIRQGAVSMTARSTEGAPVQYGEVVTGIVLKRTGANTKATIDGVKTRLPIIQNALPKGVLLEPIYDQSDLITKAVETVTRALVEAFALIVVILLLFLMNLRASLLVLVSVPVSIGLALMAMAYWGVSANLMSLGGLTIAIGMMVDGSVVMMENIFKHLTSHGEGSEPRTLGQEPHALRLRVQEAAKEVGRPVFFAVLIIIVVFAPLFSLEGVEGKLFQPMATSIVLAMMASLVVALIVIPALATYAFSKPVKHRDSPIFKPIESTYRWGLARALNNRIAVTLVALAIFLGSLATVPYLGTEFVPELEEGTLNVRVTLGPSVSLDTSLEVAKKLERKLIDFPEVTYVSARVGRPELGGDPEPVSNIELLVGLLPVDQWTSASDRKGLQALMEDKMSVHPGLLFSFSQPIATRVDELLSGVKAQLAVKLFGPDLDVLARKGQEIEAFMKTVNGTRDVAMEQVVGEAQLVVSPDRDQLARYGIPVSQVMDLVADAIGGVSAGQVISGNERYDIYIRLAQEFRDSTEAISGLVLQAPSGGWVRLRDVASVEIISGPPQIRRDDVQRRVVIQANVEGRDMGGLVAELEKRIPESVELPPGYSVVFGGQFENQRRAQERLTIVVPLSLCLIFLLLFFAFGSVGQSFLIMVNVPLALIGGIFSLFLTGQFLSVPGSIGFIALFGVAVLNGVVMVNAINQNILGGMKPDEAVYQGALSRLRPVLMTALIAALGLIPMLLSTGVGSEVQRPLATVVVGGLLSSTLLTLLLLPALYMWFSRGMLRYWRRTHQSNFQTSEVM
- a CDS encoding efflux RND transporter periplasmic adaptor subunit; translated protein: MKNKNLMISACLAGLIFFTPAMVLGAGSHDHSSEESKVEHRKPENAAPPPAAQKPERGDHSGKEPDGDHAEGEKPHGSSGHEEEKEEKGVSLSKVQLREAGVVVLPLRPVQLPSQIKVPGEVRLNQYKTRIVTPRITAMALKREAVMGQQVRKGDVLATLFSVEMAQAQGEYIVAYAEWKRVRSIGEKIVSEKRATEARVTLQQARARLIAYGLTTGQIAALSDQGSLKTPGQFDILADQDGLIVVDDFLAGQVIEPGTPMYKLTDPESRWVEARISPSEARFVEIGGRVRIETGSADAQVYEGQILQVEQQVDEKTRTLGVRIEVVDLQRQLRPGQFVRVSLNGGGHESVLALPKRAVLRGPDGDWTVFQQVSAERFEPVEIRVVRETAGMVVFEGVPAGAKVVTEGAFFVQSELAKSGFSVHNH